A region of Moorena producens PAL-8-15-08-1 DNA encodes the following proteins:
- a CDS encoding GAF domain-containing protein: MEKLYSVHPKHLETVKLVWKRKRRGRDIDLANELDLDLPIVNLFLIGKPIKGLFFVEICQALHLNWREIAGLELLETPVKSSEIQVDTSEVDTVDTSDAIGLRPRYGNAKPKLIEEVNTVDDALGELVDTLKEMLTRLTRKAGNILKADRTSIFLLDQHSNILGSIDADDGQGGSLVIDIPANKGIAGAAVTSLSIINVPFDVYDDPRSEEAKRIDKITGYRTYTMLAWPVLNQQKNLIAVVQLINKLKPNSHPNDDLYERIDLKGFTKEDEELLAQFTPSILRNLERCQLCFQLARKLWKNSETESGIIEPYNQQLITELQEKEKQVRKSLKKLTNFYG; the protein is encoded by the coding sequence ATGGAAAAATTGTATAGTGTACACCCTAAGCACCTCGAAACAGTCAAATTAGTTTGGAAGCGTAAGCGTCGGGGAAGAGATATAGACCTAGCTAATGAATTAGATTTAGACTTGCCCATTGTTAATCTTTTTCTGATCGGGAAGCCTATTAAAGGTCTTTTCTTTGTAGAAATTTGTCAAGCATTGCACTTAAACTGGCGAGAAATTGCTGGTTTAGAGTTACTGGAAACTCCGGTGAAATCCTCAGAGATTCAAGTAGATACCAGTGAAGTAGATACCGTAGATACCAGTGATGCAATTGGTCTACGGCCACGCTACGGGAACGCAAAACCAAAACTTATCGAAGAGGTGAACACCGTTGATGACGCTTTAGGGGAGTTAGTGGACACCCTCAAAGAAATGTTAACTCGCCTGACTCGAAAAGCGGGAAACATACTAAAAGCAGACCGTACCAGTATTTTTTTACTGGATCAGCACAGTAATATACTCGGTTCCATTGACGCTGATGATGGTCAAGGTGGCTCCCTAGTCATTGATATTCCAGCAAATAAAGGAATTGCTGGTGCAGCTGTTACCTCCTTAAGTATTATTAATGTTCCCTTTGATGTCTATGACGACCCACGTTCTGAAGAAGCGAAAAGAATCGACAAAATTACCGGTTACCGAACCTATACTATGCTAGCTTGGCCCGTGTTGAATCAGCAAAAAAATTTAATTGCTGTGGTACAATTAATTAATAAATTAAAGCCCAATAGTCATCCAAACGATGACTTGTATGAAAGAATCGATCTAAAGGGGTTTACCAAAGAAGATGAAGAACTGTTGGCTCAATTTACTCCTTCAATTTTGAGAAATTTAGAACGATGTCAGTTATGTTTCCAACTAGCCCGTAAACTTTGGAAAAATTCAGAAACTGAATCAGGGATTATCGAACCCTATAATCAACAACTGATTACTGAACTCCAGGAGAAAGAAAAACAGGTGCGCAAGAGCCTAAAAAAACTAACCAATTTTTATGGTTAA
- a CDS encoding carbon dioxide-concentrating mechanism protein CcmK, whose product MPAAVGTIETLGFPGVLAAADAMVKAGAVTLVSYDKSEKGRFMVSVRGKISEVNVAVAAGLEAVEKTYGAEVTAYYIIPNPNENVDTVLPIHYTSKVEEFRTF is encoded by the coding sequence ATGCCAGCAGCAGTTGGAACTATTGAGACCCTAGGTTTCCCAGGGGTACTAGCCGCAGCAGATGCCATGGTCAAAGCAGGGGCAGTCACACTGGTATCCTATGATAAATCTGAGAAAGGTCGGTTTATGGTTAGCGTCCGTGGTAAAATTTCAGAGGTAAACGTCGCGGTAGCAGCTGGTCTGGAAGCCGTAGAGAAAACCTATGGTGCAGAGGTGACAGCTTACTATATCATTCCTAACCCTAATGAAAATGTGGACACAGTGCTGCCCATCCACTACACCAGCAAAGTCGAAGAGTTCCGAACATTTTAA
- a CDS encoding carbon dioxide-concentrating mechanism protein CcmK: protein MSTVAVGSLETKGFPGILAAADAMVKAGRVTLVGYIRVGSARFNINIRGDVSEVKTAMDAGIAAVEKAHGATLESWVIIPRPHENVECVLPIAYTEAVEQYREAVENPIIGRGNGFSR, encoded by the coding sequence ATGTCCACAGTGGCGGTTGGATCTCTCGAAACCAAAGGCTTTCCTGGTATACTCGCAGCAGCAGATGCTATGGTTAAAGCCGGTAGGGTTACCTTAGTAGGCTACATCAGAGTTGGTAGCGCCCGCTTCAATATCAATATTCGCGGGGATGTTTCCGAAGTAAAAACAGCTATGGATGCCGGGATTGCAGCCGTCGAAAAAGCCCATGGCGCTACCCTGGAATCCTGGGTGATCATTCCTCGTCCCCATGAAAACGTCGAGTGTGTTCTGCCCATTGCCTATACTGAAGCCGTTGAACAGTATCGAGAAGCTGTAGAAAATCCCATCATCGGGCGGGGTAACGGTTTTTCTCGTTAA
- the ahcY gene encoding adenosylhomocysteinase, which yields MIATANRIKHEVKDLSLAPKGKQRIEWAGREMPVLKQIRDRFAQEKPLEGIRLVACCHVTTETAHLAIALKAAGADALLIASNPLSTQDDVAASLVVDHEIPVFAIKGEDNETYHRHVEIALDHKPNIIIDDGSDVTATLVKERQHQLGDIIGTTEETTTGIVRLRAMFNDGVLTFPAMNVNDADTKHFFDNRYGTGQSTLDGIIRATNVLLAGKNVVVAGYGWCGKGTALRARGLGANVIVTEIDPTKAIEAVMDGFRVMPMEEAAPLGDLFVTVTGNKHVIRPEHFEVMKDGAMVCNSGHFDIEIDLKSLGEMATEVKEVRNFTQEYCLKNGKSVVVLGEGRLINLAAAEGHPSAVMDMSFANQALACEYLVKNKGSIEPGLHSIPEAVDKDIARLKLQAMGINIDSLTPDQIEYINSWTSGT from the coding sequence ATGATTGCAACTGCTAATCGGATTAAACACGAAGTTAAAGACCTATCTCTGGCACCAAAAGGAAAACAGCGGATTGAATGGGCTGGACGGGAGATGCCAGTGCTCAAGCAAATCCGAGACCGCTTTGCCCAAGAAAAGCCTTTAGAAGGAATTCGTTTAGTTGCTTGCTGTCACGTAACCACCGAAACTGCCCATTTAGCGATCGCACTCAAGGCTGCTGGTGCTGATGCTCTGCTGATTGCCAGCAACCCTCTGTCAACCCAAGATGATGTAGCTGCTAGCTTAGTGGTTGATCATGAGATTCCTGTATTTGCCATCAAAGGGGAAGATAACGAAACCTATCACCGCCACGTTGAAATTGCCCTGGATCACAAACCCAACATCATAATCGATGATGGTAGCGATGTTACCGCCACTCTGGTAAAAGAGCGCCAACACCAGCTCGGTGATATCATTGGTACCACCGAAGAAACCACCACTGGCATTGTCCGTCTGCGGGCTATGTTCAATGACGGGGTGTTGACATTCCCGGCAATGAATGTTAATGATGCTGACACCAAACACTTCTTTGACAATCGCTACGGTACTGGTCAATCTACCCTTGATGGTATTATCCGCGCCACCAACGTGTTGTTAGCTGGTAAAAACGTGGTTGTGGCCGGTTATGGCTGGTGTGGCAAAGGCACAGCACTTCGAGCTCGGGGACTGGGAGCCAATGTCATTGTTACTGAAATTGACCCCACTAAAGCCATTGAAGCTGTAATGGATGGCTTCCGGGTAATGCCGATGGAAGAAGCTGCTCCCTTAGGTGACTTGTTTGTCACAGTTACTGGAAACAAGCACGTGATTCGCCCTGAGCATTTCGAGGTGATGAAAGATGGCGCAATGGTGTGCAACTCTGGTCACTTCGATATTGAAATTGACCTCAAGTCCTTAGGGGAAATGGCAACGGAAGTCAAAGAAGTACGGAACTTTACCCAAGAGTACTGTTTGAAAAATGGTAAATCCGTTGTGGTACTGGGTGAAGGACGCCTGATTAACCTGGCAGCAGCTGAAGGTCATCCCAGTGCGGTGATGGACATGAGCTTTGCTAACCAAGCTTTGGCTTGTGAATACCTAGTCAAGAACAAAGGATCCATTGAACCAGGTTTACACTCTATCCCTGAAGCAGTGGATAAGGACATTGCGCGGTTGAAGTTACAAGCAATGGGCATTAATATTGACTCCCTAACCCCAGACCAAATCGAGTACATCAACTCTTGGACTTCTGGTACCTAA